In a single window of the Gossypium hirsutum isolate 1008001.06 chromosome D02, Gossypium_hirsutum_v2.1, whole genome shotgun sequence genome:
- the LOC107910726 gene encoding cyclin-D3-1 isoform X1, whose product MAFNHQHSSFVLDALYCSEENWEEDQDERCFNNGINDNDNQLNPFPILLEQDLFWEDDELSSLFTKEERNQLYDSLQTNGNLAGARREAVEWVLKVSAHYSFSALTALLTVNYLDRFLFSFRFQSEKPWMTQLAAVACLSLAAKVEETQVPLLLDLQVEETRYVFEAKTIQRMEILVLSSLQWKMNPVTPFSFLDYITRRLGLKDHLCWEFLRRCHRILLSLISDSRFMCYLPSVMATATMLHVVDSVEPNLRVEYHNQLLGILGIDKQEKVNECCELIMEWATRVEGNQSNKRRFSSIPGSPNGVMDVSFSSDSSNDSWAVASFASVSSSPEPMSKKTRTQQDQLLERLSHHAPSDFLTIPH is encoded by the exons ATGGCTTTCAATCATCAACACTCTTCATTTGTTCTCGATGCTCTTTATTGTTCAGAAGAAAACTGGGAGGAGGATCAAGATGAGCGTTGCTTCAATAATGGgattaatgataatgataatcAATTAAACCCTTTTCCGATCTTGTTAGAACAAGATTTGTTCTGGGAAGATGATGAGCTTTCTTCTTTATTTACAAAGGAAGAACGGAATCAACTGTACGATAGTCTTCAAACCAATGGGAATCTAGCTGGGGCTCGCCGTGAAGCTGTGGAGTGGGTGTTGAAAGTCAGTGCTCACTATTCCTTCTCTGCTCTCACTGCTCTTCTAACTGTCAACTATCTCGATAGGTTCTTGTTCAGCTTCCGGTTCCAAAGTGAGAAGCCATGGATGACTCAACTAGCTGCTGTTGCTTGTCTTTCTCTTGCAGCCAAAGTGGAGGAAACCCAAGTGCCTCTCCTACTGGATTTACAA GTGGAGGAGACCAGATATGTGTTTGAGGCCAAAACTATCCAAAGAATGGAGATTTTGGTGCTCTCTTCCCTTCAATGGAAGATGAACCCTGTTACCCCATTTTCATTCCTTGATTACATTACCAGGAGGCTTGGATTAAAGGACCATCTCTGCTGGGAATTTCTTAGGAGATGCCACCGCATTCTGCTCTCTCTCATTTCAG ATTCTAGGTTCATGTGCTACCTTCCTTCTGTAATGGCCACTGCTACAATGCTGCATGTTGTGGATAGTGTAGAGCCTAATCTTAGAGTAGAATATCACAACCAGCTATTAGGCATCCTGGGAATTGACAAG CAGGAGAAGGTAAATGAATGCTGTGAGTTGATAATGGAATGGGCAACAAGAGTAGAAGGCAACCAATCAAACAAGCGCAGGTTTAGTTCCATCCCAGGGAGCCCAAATGGGGTAATGGATGTCTCGTTTAGTTCCGATAGCTCAAACGATTCCTGGGCTGTGGCATCATTCGCATCAGTGTCTTCATCACCTGAGCCTATGTCCAAGAAGACCAGAACTCAACAAGACCAGCTTCTGGAAAGGCTATCCCACCATGCTCCTTCAGATTTTCTCACCATTCCTCACTGA
- the LOC107910726 gene encoding cyclin-D3-1 isoform X2, with protein MAFNHQHSSFVLDALYCSEENWEEDQDERCFNNGINDNDNQLNPFPILLEQDLFWEDDELSSLFTKEERNQLYDSLQTNGNLAGARREAVEWVLKVSAHYSFSALTALLTVNYLDRFLFSFRFQSEKPWMTQLAAVACLSLAAKVEETQVPLLLDLQVEETRYVFEAKTIQRMEILVLSSLQWKMNPVTPFSFLDYITRRLGLKDHLCWEFLRRCHRILLSLISDSRFMCYLPSVMATATMLHVVDSVEPNLRVEYHNQLLGILGIDKEKVNECCELIMEWATRVEGNQSNKRRFSSIPGSPNGVMDVSFSSDSSNDSWAVASFASVSSSPEPMSKKTRTQQDQLLERLSHHAPSDFLTIPH; from the exons ATGGCTTTCAATCATCAACACTCTTCATTTGTTCTCGATGCTCTTTATTGTTCAGAAGAAAACTGGGAGGAGGATCAAGATGAGCGTTGCTTCAATAATGGgattaatgataatgataatcAATTAAACCCTTTTCCGATCTTGTTAGAACAAGATTTGTTCTGGGAAGATGATGAGCTTTCTTCTTTATTTACAAAGGAAGAACGGAATCAACTGTACGATAGTCTTCAAACCAATGGGAATCTAGCTGGGGCTCGCCGTGAAGCTGTGGAGTGGGTGTTGAAAGTCAGTGCTCACTATTCCTTCTCTGCTCTCACTGCTCTTCTAACTGTCAACTATCTCGATAGGTTCTTGTTCAGCTTCCGGTTCCAAAGTGAGAAGCCATGGATGACTCAACTAGCTGCTGTTGCTTGTCTTTCTCTTGCAGCCAAAGTGGAGGAAACCCAAGTGCCTCTCCTACTGGATTTACAA GTGGAGGAGACCAGATATGTGTTTGAGGCCAAAACTATCCAAAGAATGGAGATTTTGGTGCTCTCTTCCCTTCAATGGAAGATGAACCCTGTTACCCCATTTTCATTCCTTGATTACATTACCAGGAGGCTTGGATTAAAGGACCATCTCTGCTGGGAATTTCTTAGGAGATGCCACCGCATTCTGCTCTCTCTCATTTCAG ATTCTAGGTTCATGTGCTACCTTCCTTCTGTAATGGCCACTGCTACAATGCTGCATGTTGTGGATAGTGTAGAGCCTAATCTTAGAGTAGAATATCACAACCAGCTATTAGGCATCCTGGGAATTGACAAG GAGAAGGTAAATGAATGCTGTGAGTTGATAATGGAATGGGCAACAAGAGTAGAAGGCAACCAATCAAACAAGCGCAGGTTTAGTTCCATCCCAGGGAGCCCAAATGGGGTAATGGATGTCTCGTTTAGTTCCGATAGCTCAAACGATTCCTGGGCTGTGGCATCATTCGCATCAGTGTCTTCATCACCTGAGCCTATGTCCAAGAAGACCAGAACTCAACAAGACCAGCTTCTGGAAAGGCTATCCCACCATGCTCCTTCAGATTTTCTCACCATTCCTCACTGA